In Anopheles bellator chromosome 2, idAnoBellAS_SP24_06.2, whole genome shotgun sequence, the genomic stretch ATCTttcaccgagcagcagcagcaggatggtCAAAACCATCGGATGACTTACAAAGGAGCCACAGGCCCAGGCACAGGAGGAGCACCGGGGCCACAACCCTCTAACCGGGCGTCCATATCGTGCGCTAAATTATGGCATTCTTTATGAAGCGCGCGCTTTAGCGCATAAAATAATACAGCCATAAACATTCGAGATTGCCGTTTTAATGATTCCATCAACAGAGCGcgccctctgtctctctcgcaccCTGCCGCAGCATAACCCAGAAGGGGAACCCACTTTGATGCTTCGCGAAAGCGAATTGAATATAACTACTTTTCCATTAACTGTTTGGGGTCCAAAACTTTCCGCAACTCTGCGGGCTCCGTTCTTGTTCCGTGCCGGGCGAAAATGGTGCGAAGACGTTGTGCATCTTGAAATTCCGGCCCCGCCACCGAAAGCAGggctggcgaaagaaaaatccccGATCCAGACAGACGTCGAGCATAACGGAACTAATAGGCGAAATTAATCATTCCGATTGAGAAATGAGCATAGGAGccgcgtggccaccgccgtcgttgCTGAACCACCGCTGAATACCAAATGTGAGCTGATGGAGCCGCACGATTCTGTCGAGTTCATCCCTTAGCTCCAGACCGGAGCGTATAAATATTcagcgtcggtcggttccgccTGTCGCCGGTTGCCAGCAGGTCCAGCGAAGCGACAGATGTAAAACAGATAGCAACATGGCTTGGTGGCATCGGCCACGGCAAATCACCTTCGGGGGGAGATTGACTGCCTTCGTTCggcccacttccggccgggccTGTCgccaacaaaatcgaaactcGGCGTTGAATCCTTTTTGAATCCCTTTTTCGGGTTACTTCCCGGAACTGTCCGgtttgcctgttttttttgtgtcctaTTATTCCTCAGCCTCAGCATAGTTTTATGTTGAATACAAACAAGTTTATGATTGTTTTGTCTTAATTTATTCTTAGCCGTCTCCTGTTGGAAGGAAGTGAATGGCTCCCGAGGCGAGCCGAGAGTCTGTCGTCCGTCTTGGTTCCCGAGTTTTACCTTTCGATCCGATTTGCCACCCAAAAATCGTTGCTTAAACACCCACCGCCGGTCCTTCCCTCCCGCCCCCTTTACATACCATCCTTTGTCGCACGTCGAGGCCGAGCGATTTGTTGTGTTCGGATTTGACCGACATTTCGAACGGCATTTGGCCCGGTGTTGTGTCCCGAGGATACGCAATTTTCATCTGATAGGTTCTATGGCTTTATTTTCtaaaccgggccgggtggggggggggtttCCGTAAGCGTCCCGCCCGTCCCGGAGCACCGTCGTCACTGTTACTAAATTGGATTCGTACACTGATTGCAATCTTCCATATCGGGCTGAAACTCTTCTATCTGCAGCGTGGTTTCGAAAAACCGATACTTGGCGTGAACCGTTTGCGAGGCCCGCCGGAGCACCAGCTCCGTGTTGGTGTCGGGTGCTGACGAGAAGCGGACGAAAAGGAGGAAGAAAAGGTTAGAAATAAgaggaacacaaacaaacataagaTAAGAGCTCCCGTTACCGGTTAGTTATGCTACGGTGAAGGTGGCAGAAAGGTAGGGCAGGCTCTCCCCCGGCTAGAGCTTGGTGCGGGCCACGGAAGTtgcggtttgtgttttgttttccttgccaTTAAACTAAGGTTTTGGTTGTTTCTTTGCCTTCTCTTTTTAACCGACTTCCGCTAACGTTTGATCATCTTGTGTTTCATTCTAACGAccagcgtgtgtgcgtgatttAAATGCATGAACGTGAGATTGGTAGGTAAAGTTATCGAAAATTGAGTTGCTGTGTGATGTTATTTGGTAGACATCGAACATTGACATAATAAAATCGTTACAGCACTGTTAAAACTCAATAAAGGACCAACGGTAGTTGGCTGatatttattcaataatacaCTTTGATGAGAAATGAACTTAAAAATACATGTCGAAGATCTTTCAAAACATATAATAAGTTAGTAAAGAGCATTAAAATAGCTACAAAGGAAAActatgaataaaaaaattaaaacaacaatagAAACTAAGCATAAATTTCATACAAAATCGTCTCTCCTCTACAAACagatgaatttttaatttaatttaaaccaCCCAAAGTGTGCGTGGTGGCAATTTACCAAAAAATGGTATATTCCGAAACTCAGTAACGAACGGAGAAAAGGAATAATCCCCGAAAAGTGTATGATTGAGTCCTTGAGATGTGATTTCGGAACCGTAACTGAGCACCGTAAGCCGCAAGCTCTCGAAGGAGTAAATTCAAAGAAGGAAGTACTTTCCATTCGCCaactccggcccggccgcccTCCGGTCTCGAGTAGGTAAAGTACCACCCACCTTCCCGGTCCTTCCCCGCAGCCCGCAACACCCAAACCGAGAAGGGCTCAAGTGGGGAGGATATACATTTTGCTTACCGACAGCCAAATGAGCAGCGAGCGCTATCTTGTTGATGCTGAGGGCCCAAATGCGCAGATTGTGTACTCGTACGACGCCCTCGATTTGCAGGAACGTTTGCATAACTTCGGTGTAATCGAGATACTTCGGGGTGCCCTCCATGAGAACCTGCCAGCGAAAAGCGAACGGGTGCGTGAGCCGGGGCCATGATAACGGATCTCTAGCCTAAAGCAACCGGCCCGGGgctccccggggccgggtgcgTCGGgtggagaaaaataaagtgCGTGAGTAAGTGTGAAGTGTTTTCCGGTACGGTTTGTTTGAATGGAACAATCCTGCGAGTGCTATTCCCTTCACCGGGGGATCCTTCGGgaggcgaaaacaaaaatgcggTCCCTGCGGTGGGAAAAGTGTGCAAAAGAAGCGGCCCCGGGGAAGAAGACGGCCCTTCACACTTGGGCTCCGAAGCCGCGCTGCGTTGGTAATAGAAATAAAATCAGTAACTAAGTGTGCAACCTTAAATCGGCCGCCCATTTTATTAGGTCGAAACGGGGTACGGGGGCTGGTGGCCGAGCGTCAGGGCGGGACGGGTGCTAAGCTAACGCAAAAATATGTAACCGAACCAGGAAGCCCAGGGAGGGCCGAGTGCGTTGGGCTTAACtgtttcaaattgaaataCAATATTCATTAGGATGTGGTGCGGGGATCAACGGGTGTGGCGCACAAACTACGGGCACCCAACCCCGTCAGCCGGCTGCAGGGGGCCCGAGATTGGCCAAAGCTGCTGTCTCAATTTCAAACGGCTTACTCGTCAATTGATACAGTTCTGCGGGGCTattccggccggtcggtcggaatggAAATGTGCGGGGCACAGACTTAGAGACTTACAGCAACCGAATTCGATTGGTAAACCGAACACACTAATCGGTAGCCGTATTTGAAGAAACTGTTTGCCCTCTACTCGGGATGCGATCGGCGAGCTGGAGAAGCGTAGCAAGAAGGCAACAGTTAAAGATGATTGGGCCGTTTAGAGCTTCTTAAAGTTTTGTACTAAGGTTTTGCTAGAGGTGCTATTGACTAAATAGAATGTTCTATATTGGTGTGTTGTGTGAAAAACTAAATTTTGggcaaacatttaatttaaacatcaGCTAAATGTGAGGGGCAAACATTGCAACTGTTGAACAGGTAAAAACACTTTGAATGAATTCAAATTTAGcgattgaataaaacatttcaccTGAAGTTTAACTTGAACAAGTTCATCATATCGTTGTGGAGTATTGATTCGAATTGATCTCTTCGTATCTGAGGGGTATACTTTCAATGTTTAAAGCTGAatgacaaacaaacagcatgaTCGACGGTAGCACGCTGTTTTCAACATAGAGTTTGCCTTGAGCAAAATGTGCTTTGGTATGAATATTATAATGaatatattttattgaataaaaacgCTGGCAGAAATCATTCGAATATTTTTGTATCGACAGATTGTACAAAACTCCTTCATATGATATGCTCGTTTTGCTAACTAATTTCCACCTTGCCGAGATTGTTAAACTTAAATAAGAATGGATGGTTAAAACTATACATTACTTCTGATTAGATTATTTATACTTATTACACAATAATAAGTTGTTATAAACCTTTCTGCCTTTTCGAAAAATATAAACTCTTGAATCTctattaaatatttacgatAGAGTACAAAGGCAGTGCTGCACTTATgtaaagaaaaaggaaggTGTTGCgggataaaaaaattcaattcatatGTTTTATATGGAATCGTTAGAAAAAAAGAATAGCTCAAAATAGTGTTTCAGAATGTTCCACAACTGGTGCCTTGTTCGACGCTTCCTTTTAGCTGGTCTCCCGGTGCATTCAGAACCTAATTAGAATTCAATCAATGCACTTCTTTCGCGATCGGTATTTAGGAGAAATTTTGGCCTTTCCAATTAACCTCATTGGAAACGGTTTACATGGGATTGCGGGAGGAGGGCGCGTGAAAACTCTATCCACCAACCGCAGGGCCGATTTCTAATTAAGGGGCCTCCGAACACACGAATACTCACCACGATTGCATCCTTCATGATGGCGATGGTAGTGCCGAGGACGAGCACCGAAAACACGAACGTGCAGATCGGGTCGATAATGTTCCACTCGGGCTTGAAATAAATCACCAGCGCCGCTATAAAAACGCCCAGGCTCTGCACAAAATCACTCAGCACGTGAATGAACGCCGCACGGACGTTGATGTTTTCCTCCTCGTGATGGTGAGCCGAGCCACCACCGTGACTGTGGCCGTGATGATGGAGCGTGGCGCCCATTCTGCGAATACGAGAGCCAATCACACGCGAACGTCATCAGAACGTGGCAACCGATAGCCGGAATTCCGGAACCACCAGGTCGACGAATATTAAGAAGTACGCAGAGTGTAGTCCACGAAGCGAGTGTCCTCGAACTGCAGTTGGCCACCTGCTACAAGCATGCTGCAATGCACCTGCCGTAGCGAAGGACATCCCTTAGACCGGGAGTGCCACCTCCTAGCGAACCTGCGGCTCTTAACTCCTCTTGCACTGCGGTGCACATATTTTCAACGCAACAGCTTATCACAGTCTGGCTGGATCTTCCCCGAACCGGGTTACTTGTTGGGACAGCCTTTATTGCACCACCGGCCCGTCGTGCTAGAGGAACTCCTGCTAGGGCCGCTCCAGCGTAAGATGGCGCCCTAGTGAAGGCCAGAATCAATAATTTACCATCGTTACCAAAGACTTCCCCATCGGGCCGAATTGAACACAGTCCACGTGCCCCTATTGCAATGTTCGCTGGGATTTCAATTGCCTCAGAGTCGCAATTCAATTATCCTGCGAGTAGCACGCCTGGGGTGACGGTGGCCCCACGGTGAGCAAGAAGCCCACCAACGCCGGCGGGGATTTAAAAAGTTGGAGCCCACCGACACTCGGACCAATAAATTCTTCGCCAGCGGGCTGCGCACTGCGCTCCAGGCATTCCCGCTCAAAGGCGATAAACTGGCGCAATGAGGAAAGCTCGTTCCGCGAACTGTCACCGTGCCCCAAAGTGGCTACCGAAGACACGGCGCCACTGCGCTGGATTAAGATGAAACTTAATACCATCCATTAAGTCTACAAATGAAGGATTATCTGCCACAATCAAATGACAACAGGGACGCTACACCGGCATTACACGTTCCCTCATTGCGGCCATGAAGGTTCCGCAGTCCCGGCCTGGCCGCTTTCTTAATGACCAAGTGACAGCTGTTGGCCACTCTCAGTGCcttgaaaatggtttaatGTGATTAGCGCACTCTGCGAAAAGGATCACGCGGATCGATACACGTACGGTGGAGGATTACATGTGTCTGGCCGCTCTAGTCACAGGATATGGTCGAGAAAGCTGGTAGTTTCGTAACGTAACGTTCGATAAGTGCCTAATCTCGTGTCTGCTCCGCCGGGATGACTCGTGTAATCTGACAACCTAGAAAAATGTTACTCTTCTTTCGTTGCATTATGGCTCCACACTAAACTACGAAAAAGCAACTACGTTTGGTCTTGGCTCGCGTAATCAACACAACATATGGTATTacgaatcaattttccatttttttgtcgAAACCATAAAACGCAACTATTTCATTAACCATGTCTTGTGGAAGAAAACGATAACTAATTCTGCGCCACTTGCTTCTAATCTCTCAGCTCATCACAGACTaatagttttcaaaacaaaggCGAAATGGCGTGATTGTCAATTTTTTGAGTTCATAACCGTAAATCATTATTCATTATGTAAATCCTATTTTTAGATGCTTTGTCTCAAAACATTATTGACCCTTATTTATATCATTTTTAGttacaatttttaaaacagCGGATTCAGCCAAAAATGCAAAAGGTCTAGAGAAACCAATTTACAGTCTAGTTCTGTTTCTTTCCGATAAGCCTCCAACACAATGCAGTATTGTTATATTGATGCACCTGCCGATTGATGAGTTGAATCAATTCTTTGCACACTCTCCGACGTTTTCGTAAGACCATTATTTTCTTGAATATGGAGACAGAGCCAAATACAAAACTATGATGTTATCGTcattaaacaaaattcaaaataatcgtacaattctttaatttaattatagTAGTATAATTAATGATCCAATATGTTGTGTTGAACATAGTTTAAGTATATGAGCAATGAACGTCGCCATTTAAATATAAGCTTAAATTAAGCATACTTCAAGAAGTTTTCTATTAAAACCTCAGAACAAGAAATCGCAACCCGGAAACAAAATCTAAACAGCGTACCGGCTAAATAGCAAAACTTACATCACGTTTACCAAAATGCCGAGGCCAGACGTTATCAGCATGATCTCACCGTCGAGCTCAAAATCTCGGTGAATTGTCCGCAGGATCGCCATGTAGAACAGGATGGCCGTGACTACCCAGATCATCAGCACCGAGATGAGCGCCCCCAGCACTTCCGCCCGGTACCAGCCGAAGGATAACCTGAAAAAGAACAAGCGGCACAGCAAATGATGATCCTTTTTGTCATTCGCTAGTTTTACAAGGTTACCGTTAAAATTGCCACCAGGACACCCAGTGCCCCAGTTTGGCTGGGGATACAAAACACGTGGAAGAATACAAGCGTGGAATCCACAATCCGCTTCAACCGCGCAGCGTACcttttatgtttaa encodes the following:
- the LOC131207810 gene encoding proton-coupled zinc antiporter SLC30A2, whose product is MVKATKVAFIEYTAGGSGSKRFSEFRKNYGTSASSPTAAPSAPAGPVDGTQQPTAQRSIIYCVHGQLADSCCELANELSIKKIDSHCHKPRTEGIDKIARKKLILASVLCIIFMIAEIIGGIYSNSLAIATDAAHLMADLASFMISLLALWIAARPSTKRLSFGWYRAEVLGALISVLMIWVVTAILFYMAILRTIHRDFELDGEIMLITSGLGILVNVIMGATLHHHGHSHGGGSAHHHEEENINVRAAFIHVLSDFVQSLGVFIAALVIYFKPEWNIIDPICTFVFSVLVLGTTIAIMKDAIVVLMEGTPKYLDYTEVMQTFLQIEGVVRVHNLRIWALSINKIALAAHLAVAPDTNTELVLRRASQTVHAKYRFFETTLQIEEFQPDMEDCNQCTNPI